From a single Myxocyprinus asiaticus isolate MX2 ecotype Aquarium Trade chromosome 33, UBuf_Myxa_2, whole genome shotgun sequence genomic region:
- the LOC127424440 gene encoding anaphase-promoting complex subunit 5-like isoform X1: protein MASVHESLYFNPMMTNGVVHANVFGIKDWVTPYKISVLTLLYEMSTTKPMALLDRRRLNKLILPLQQGPDLTLEQFLKIVEECCLRMVNAVKLRLLMMANGELQDMEHFFTILPNAFSDSEAFKTSVVGLFMRQMLLAYNKLSFSQVYKLYKSLQQYCHSGNQPELSALPAEDMELTSNEDTSADHIDKDELDTPSLHQSELRSDESRGPLSQKQAEYFLARQAYLLKNDENKAVPPAKLQDELNNILKFNPDFAEAHYLSYLNSMRVQDIYISTHSLLHYFDRLILSGAEGKSNGDEGYGRSLRYAVLNLATLHCRFGHYQQADLALQEAIRIAQEANDHVCLQHCLSWLYTLEQMKGSDSVVLTEDSVKIAAHFCLPYLASLGIQSLVQQGAKQGMPANKLLDALRGTNIMHWKQSLSELIEISLAQTTSIWRMYGKSTMARQQAQLLLNMNSLEPVNFGVQQNNTEAFAVALCHLAELHAEQGLYAVVGDIMKHLKQQFPPHTQHAKLWMLCDLKIQFEKAMNDGKYHLAEPHVTAISALNSTEGLYRKAQLLKALNQTSEASKILQHLQQQCEKSKNTEMIIRVMLASAELHWDSSGFATALPLLLQALALSRQHNLQNMAPEAVLHLAFTQLMLGIPEQALVLVQDVLESVLAHGALIDKGRALLLAARCQMALAGTAAEEHKQSAMELAVHTLDEAAVYFSRLDCKERMRDLYYLQARLHHTLGNISQRNKCAMLFRLLDQELPLSGMTVVNRL from the exons ATGGCTAGCGTGCACGAAAGTTTATATTTTAACCCCATGATGACAAATGGAGTGGTCCATGCCAATGTCTTCGGTATAAAGGACTGGGTCACTCCATACAAGATCTCAGTATTAACTTTACTGTATGAGATGTCCACAACGAAACCCATGGCACTTCTAGACAGAAGACGCCTGAATAAACTCATTCTACCTTTACAACAG GGTCCAGATCTGACCTTAGAACAGTTTCTGAAGATAGTGGAGGAGTGCTGTCTTCGGATGGTCAATGCTGTTAAACTCAG GTTGCTTATGATGGCTAATGGAGAGTTGCAGGACATGGAGCACTTCTTTACTATTCTGCCAAATGCTTTCAGTGACTCTGAGGCATTCAAAACAAGTGTTGTGG GTTTGTTCATGCGTCAGATGCTGCTGGCCTATaataaactgtccttcagtcagGTGTATAAGCTGTACAAGTCTCTACAGCAGTATTGCCATTCTGGCAACCAGCCTGAGCTGTCAGCACTACCTGCTGAAGACATGGAACTGACGAGCAATGAAGACACCAGCGCTGACCACATAGACAAAGATGAGCTGGACACACCATCTCTACACCAGTCTGAACTGAG ATCTGATGAGTCTCGAGGTCCTTTATCTCAGAAACAGGCGGAATACTTTCTTGCTCGACAG gCATACCTCCTGAAGAACGATGAGAACAAGGCCGTGCCGCCGGCTAAGCTACAAGACGAGCTCAACAACATCCTCAAGTTCAACCCTGACTTTGCTGAAGCT CATTACCTGAGCTATCTGAACAGCATGCGAGTGCAGGATATCTACATCTCCACCCACAGCCTCCTTCACTATTTCGACCGCCTCATTCTCTCCGGTGCAGAGGGGAAGAGCAATGGAGATGAAGGCTATGGCCGCAGTTTGCGCTATGCTGTTCTAAATCTAGCGACTCTGCACTGTCGATTTGGACACTA TCAACAGGCTGATCTGGCTTTGCAGGAAGCTATTCGGATTGCCCAGGAAGCTAACGACCATGTGTGTCTCCAACACTGTCTG aGTTGGCTCTACACACTAGAACAGATGAAAGGATCGGATAGTGTGGTACTAACTGAAGACTCAGTGAAAATCGCTGCACACTTTTGTCTCCCT tatttagCATCTCTAGGCATTCAATCCCTGGTCCAGCAGGGAGCAAAGCAAGGTATGCCAGCTAATAAGCTGTTGGATGCCCTGCGGGGAACAAACATCATGCACTGGAAGCAAAGCCTCTCTGAGCTCATTGAGATTAGCCTGGCCCAGACCACCTCCATATGGAGGATGTATGGTAAAAG CACGATGGCACGGCAACAGGCACAGCTCCTATTAAATATGAACAGTCTGGAGCCGGTGAACTTTGGTGTGCAGCAAAACAACACAGAAGCCTTTGCCGTCGCCCTCTGCCATCTGGCAGAGCTCCATGCTGAGCAG GGCCTGTATGCTGTTGTGGGTGACATTATGAAACACTTAAAACAACAGTTCCCTCCTCATACCCAACATGCCAAA CTCTGGATGCTATGTGATCTGAAGATTCAGTTTGAGAAGGCTATGAATGATGGGAAGTACCACTTGGCAGAGCCCCACGTCACTGCTATCTCTGCCTTAAACAGCACGGAGGGTTTGTACag AAAAGCCCAGTTGCTGAAAGCTCTGAATCAGACATCTGAGGCTTCTAAGATTCTACAGCATCTGCAGCAACAATGTGAGAAGAGTAAGAACACAGAGATGATTATCAG GGTGATGCTGGCCTCTGCAGAACTCCACTGGGACTCGTCTGGTTTCGCGACAGCTCTGCCATTACTGTTACAGGCTCTTGCTCTGTCACGCCAACACAACCTCCAGAACATGGCCCCAGAGGCTGTGTTACACCTGGCATTTACACAG CTTATGTTGGGGATACCTGAGCAAGCCCTTGTACTGGTGCAGGATGTGTTGGAGTCTGTGTTGGCTCATGGGGCACTGATAGACAAGGGCAGAGCTCTGTTGCTGGCTGCTCGCTGTCAGATGGCGCTGGCAGGGACTGCTGCTGAAGAACACAAACAGTCTG CTATGGAACTAGCCGTGCACACATTGGATGAGGCTGCTGTGTACTTCTCCCGTCTTGACTGTAAAGAGCGAATGAGAGATTTATACTACCTACAGGCACGGTTGCATCACACCCTGGGCAACATTTCCCAACGAAACAAATGCGCCATGCTCTTCCGCCTCCTTGACCAGGAGCTCCCATTGTCTGGGATGACTGTTGTCAATCGTCTTTAG
- the LOC127424440 gene encoding anaphase-promoting complex subunit 5-like isoform X2, translating into MRQMLLAYNKLSFSQVYKLYKSLQQYCHSGNQPELSALPAEDMELTSNEDTSADHIDKDELDTPSLHQSELRSDESRGPLSQKQAEYFLARQAYLLKNDENKAVPPAKLQDELNNILKFNPDFAEAHYLSYLNSMRVQDIYISTHSLLHYFDRLILSGAEGKSNGDEGYGRSLRYAVLNLATLHCRFGHYQQADLALQEAIRIAQEANDHVCLQHCLSWLYTLEQMKGSDSVVLTEDSVKIAAHFCLPYLASLGIQSLVQQGAKQGMPANKLLDALRGTNIMHWKQSLSELIEISLAQTTSIWRMYGKSTMARQQAQLLLNMNSLEPVNFGVQQNNTEAFAVALCHLAELHAEQGLYAVVGDIMKHLKQQFPPHTQHAKLWMLCDLKIQFEKAMNDGKYHLAEPHVTAISALNSTEGLYRKAQLLKALNQTSEASKILQHLQQQCEKSKNTEMIIRVMLASAELHWDSSGFATALPLLLQALALSRQHNLQNMAPEAVLHLAFTQLMLGIPEQALVLVQDVLESVLAHGALIDKGRALLLAARCQMALAGTAAEEHKQSAMELAVHTLDEAAVYFSRLDCKERMRDLYYLQARLHHTLGNISQRNKCAMLFRLLDQELPLSGMTVVNRL; encoded by the exons ATGCGTCAGATGCTGCTGGCCTATaataaactgtccttcagtcagGTGTATAAGCTGTACAAGTCTCTACAGCAGTATTGCCATTCTGGCAACCAGCCTGAGCTGTCAGCACTACCTGCTGAAGACATGGAACTGACGAGCAATGAAGACACCAGCGCTGACCACATAGACAAAGATGAGCTGGACACACCATCTCTACACCAGTCTGAACTGAG ATCTGATGAGTCTCGAGGTCCTTTATCTCAGAAACAGGCGGAATACTTTCTTGCTCGACAG gCATACCTCCTGAAGAACGATGAGAACAAGGCCGTGCCGCCGGCTAAGCTACAAGACGAGCTCAACAACATCCTCAAGTTCAACCCTGACTTTGCTGAAGCT CATTACCTGAGCTATCTGAACAGCATGCGAGTGCAGGATATCTACATCTCCACCCACAGCCTCCTTCACTATTTCGACCGCCTCATTCTCTCCGGTGCAGAGGGGAAGAGCAATGGAGATGAAGGCTATGGCCGCAGTTTGCGCTATGCTGTTCTAAATCTAGCGACTCTGCACTGTCGATTTGGACACTA TCAACAGGCTGATCTGGCTTTGCAGGAAGCTATTCGGATTGCCCAGGAAGCTAACGACCATGTGTGTCTCCAACACTGTCTG aGTTGGCTCTACACACTAGAACAGATGAAAGGATCGGATAGTGTGGTACTAACTGAAGACTCAGTGAAAATCGCTGCACACTTTTGTCTCCCT tatttagCATCTCTAGGCATTCAATCCCTGGTCCAGCAGGGAGCAAAGCAAGGTATGCCAGCTAATAAGCTGTTGGATGCCCTGCGGGGAACAAACATCATGCACTGGAAGCAAAGCCTCTCTGAGCTCATTGAGATTAGCCTGGCCCAGACCACCTCCATATGGAGGATGTATGGTAAAAG CACGATGGCACGGCAACAGGCACAGCTCCTATTAAATATGAACAGTCTGGAGCCGGTGAACTTTGGTGTGCAGCAAAACAACACAGAAGCCTTTGCCGTCGCCCTCTGCCATCTGGCAGAGCTCCATGCTGAGCAG GGCCTGTATGCTGTTGTGGGTGACATTATGAAACACTTAAAACAACAGTTCCCTCCTCATACCCAACATGCCAAA CTCTGGATGCTATGTGATCTGAAGATTCAGTTTGAGAAGGCTATGAATGATGGGAAGTACCACTTGGCAGAGCCCCACGTCACTGCTATCTCTGCCTTAAACAGCACGGAGGGTTTGTACag AAAAGCCCAGTTGCTGAAAGCTCTGAATCAGACATCTGAGGCTTCTAAGATTCTACAGCATCTGCAGCAACAATGTGAGAAGAGTAAGAACACAGAGATGATTATCAG GGTGATGCTGGCCTCTGCAGAACTCCACTGGGACTCGTCTGGTTTCGCGACAGCTCTGCCATTACTGTTACAGGCTCTTGCTCTGTCACGCCAACACAACCTCCAGAACATGGCCCCAGAGGCTGTGTTACACCTGGCATTTACACAG CTTATGTTGGGGATACCTGAGCAAGCCCTTGTACTGGTGCAGGATGTGTTGGAGTCTGTGTTGGCTCATGGGGCACTGATAGACAAGGGCAGAGCTCTGTTGCTGGCTGCTCGCTGTCAGATGGCGCTGGCAGGGACTGCTGCTGAAGAACACAAACAGTCTG CTATGGAACTAGCCGTGCACACATTGGATGAGGCTGCTGTGTACTTCTCCCGTCTTGACTGTAAAGAGCGAATGAGAGATTTATACTACCTACAGGCACGGTTGCATCACACCCTGGGCAACATTTCCCAACGAAACAAATGCGCCATGCTCTTCCGCCTCCTTGACCAGGAGCTCCCATTGTCTGGGATGACTGTTGTCAATCGTCTTTAG